The sequence GCGTACGACACCGGGGATTCCGAGGCGTTCGACGTCGACAAGGCCCTCGCCGAGCTGAACCCGGAACCGGCCTCCGCGCCGGCGCCGAGCCAGCCGGCGAAGCCGAAGACGCCGCGCCCGATGGTCGCGAAGTCGACGCCCGACGAGGGCGGCGGCTTTTCGACCTACGCCCTGGCGGGCGGTGCGGCCTTGCTGCTGGCGGGCGGCGCGTTCTTCTTCATGAAGCGACGCGGTGGCGCGAGCGGTGGCGACGACTGGGACGGGGAAGAGGACGGCTTCGGCAGCGACGACGCGAGCGCCGAGGCCAACCCCTTCGCGAGCCCGGACGAAGAGCAGACGCTCCTGGGTGGCCCCGACGACCAGACGGTGGCGCCCGGGATGATGGATGGGGACGAGACGACGGTGGTCGCGGTCCCGGACGAAGAGAAAGAGTCGGAGTCGGTGGTGTTCGACTCCGAGGAGAACGACATGGACGACATGGAAGTGATTTCGCGTGAGCAGGTGAACGAGAGCCTCGGTGCCCCGGCGATGCCGCCGGTGGTGGGTGGGGCCACGGACGACGTCCAGGCGATGTTCGCGGAGATGACCCGCCGCATGGAGGCCCTCGAGGCCCGCTGCGACGAGCTCGTCGATGCGCGTGACCGGCTCGAGCGCCAGGTCGCGGCCCAGACCGAGGAGCTGCGCGTCCAGCGCGCGGCGATCGCCCGCACCCAGCGCGCGGTCCGCAACCTCGGTCGCGGCGAAGACGAGGCTGCCGAGCAGGAGGCCACCGAGCCCGCGCTCCGCGAGCCCACGCCGGAATAACCGTACGCGACGGGCTTCGCGCCCGAACCGAACCGAGGACGCGCGTCTTGCTTGCAGGACGCGCGTTCTTCGTTCCGGCTCTCCACTTCTTGTTAGGCGGCCTCTGCCTCGCGCCGCGCGATCTTCATCGCACCGAGACAACCCGCATGTCCACCCCGTGTCAGCACGATCGACTCCATCCCGTTGACCAGCCCGAAGCCCCGGGCGACGTCGGCGAACTGCGGATGGACGAGGAAGGTCGAGCCGCCGTAGACGATCCGGTCGACGGCGGCGGCGCGCGCATACGCGCTCGCGAGCAGGCCGATGTTGTCGGAGACGATCCCGAGCACCGCGGCGGCGAGGTCCTCCCGCGACGGGTCTTCGGCGTTCTCGTCCTCGGCGCGCCGCGCGAGCTTGCCGAAGGACGAGGCGATGATCGCCCCGACGTCGGCGACGTCTTCGAAGAGATCGCCGACCATGAGGTCGACGCTCTGCCGGTTGCCGCGGAGCCCGAGCGCGTTCAGCTCCTCCGCCGTGCGGACCCCGAGGAGCGCGTGGCCGAGCCCGAGGGCGGCGCCGCCACCGAGGGCCGTGCCGCCCATGCGCTCGACGTCCTCGCCGTCGACCCGGAGCGCCGACGTCCCGGTTCCGACCGCGACGAGGAGATAGGGCGCGTCCCGATTCCGGCCGGTCCGCGCGAGCATCTCGTCGGCGCCGCGCGCCCAGGCCTGGAACTCGATCGGACTCGACACATCGCGGTCGAGCTTCGCGGCGAGGGCACCCGCGCCGCAGCCGGTGAGCCCGAGATGTCTCGGCGCGAGGGCCTCGAGGATTTCGACGGCGCGTTCGGTCTCGCTCGATCGCCAGTCCGCGAAGGCGAGGCGGCCGTCGCCGGTCCGCACGCAGAGCTTGGTCAGCGTCGCGCCCGCGTCGAGCCCGACGGACAGCGCCGGGTCGCCCGTGAAGCGCGCCGGATCGAACGCGCCGAAGGGCGCGAAGTCCCCGAGCAGGCTCTCGTCCGTGTCGTGCGCCGCCTCGCTCAAGCCGGATTCTCCTCGAGCGCCCGCGTTCTCCGGGTCGGGAACCCCCGACTCGCAGCGAGCCTCTCAAACCGAGGGAATCGCTCACGATTCGTTCGAGATTTCAATGAGTTAGACTCCGCCCCCGGAATTCCAGCCGAACCCTAAACGATGTATACCGCGTTCTACGGCCTGCGTGAAAAGCCCTTCGCGCTGAGCCCCGATCCCCGCTTCCTGTATCTCGCCGGCTCCCACCGCGAGGCGCTCGCCCATCTCCTGTATGGGATCGAGCAGGGGGAGGGGTTCATCTCGGTCACGGGCGAAGTCGGAACGGGCAAGACCACGCTCTGCCGGACGCTCCTCGAGCGACTCGACGGCGACACCGAGCTCGCCTTCCTCTTCAACCCGAGTCGGACCGCCCTCGAGCTGCTGCAGTCGATCTGCGCCGAGTTCGGACTGCCGGCGGAGGGCCTCGCGCGGCGCGCGTTGATGCACCAGCTCAACACGTTCCTGCTCGAACAGAAGCGTCGCGGCAAGCGCGTGCTCCTCATCATCGACGAGGCGCAGACGCTTTCGGAGAACACCCTCGAGCAGGTTCGTCTCCTCTCGAATCTCGAGACGAGCCGCGACAAGCTGATCCAGATCCTGCTCCTCGGGCAGCCCGAGCTCGACCGCAAGCTCGACGAGCGCGGGCTTCGCCAGCTGCGCCAGCGCATCAGCGTGCGCTGGAAGCTCGACCCGCTCTCCCCGGCCGAGACCCGCGCCTACGTGCGTCATCGCCTGTCCGTCGCCGCCGGCGAGCCGAAGGACCTCTTCAGCGAAGCGGCGCTCAAGGAAGTGCACCGCCGCACGGGCGGGGTCCCCCGCCTCGTGAACCAGCTCTGCGATCGCGCGCTCCTGGCAGGCTACGCGGCCCGCGCGGCGAAGATCGGTCCGCGCCTCGTTCGCGAAGCCGCGCGAGAGATCCCGGACGCGCGCCTGCGCCACGAACGAAGCGGCCCGACCGAATCCGGCGGGCGCCTGGCCTCGTTCTTCCGCCCGTGGATGTTCGTCGCTTTCGCGGCGCTCGTGGTGGGCGGAGCGCTCTACGCGGGCCTGCAGGTCGGGCGTTCGGGCCTCCTCCAGCCGATGACCGCCGCGCTCTCGAAGGACGACCGCGAACGCGAGGCCGGACCGGGGGAGGGCGGGCTGCCTGCGGTCGGTGCGCCGGCGCCGACGCGGCCGATCTCCGCCGACAACGACATCACGGTCATCGCGCCCGACGGCCGGGTCGTCTCGCGGGGCGCGCCCTCGGCGGGCGGCCCCGGGAACGAGAACGGAAGCGGCGACGGCCCGACGGTCGTCGAGCTGATCGGCTACATGCCCGGCGAGGTCCGCGATCAGCTGGTCGATCCCGAAGCGACGGCGCGCGCCGAGGAGGCCCTTCGCGCCGGTCTGTCCGGGGCGAGCGAACCGGTCGGCGAAGCTGCCCTCTCGCCGGGGCTGCTCGCGCAGCTCCTCGAGCGCCGGGCCGCGTCGGCCGCCCTCGCCGAGACCCACGAGGTCGTGCTCGACCGATTCGGTCGCGCGGTCGACTCACTGGCCGATCGGCCCCGGGACCCGAACGCCCTCCAGCGCGCCTTCGAATCCCGCGGCCTGACCGCGACGCCCTTCGACGGCGGCTCCCT is a genomic window of bacterium containing:
- a CDS encoding AAA family ATPase; amino-acid sequence: MYTAFYGLREKPFALSPDPRFLYLAGSHREALAHLLYGIEQGEGFISVTGEVGTGKTTLCRTLLERLDGDTELAFLFNPSRTALELLQSICAEFGLPAEGLARRALMHQLNTFLLEQKRRGKRVLLIIDEAQTLSENTLEQVRLLSNLETSRDKLIQILLLGQPELDRKLDERGLRQLRQRISVRWKLDPLSPAETRAYVRHRLSVAAGEPKDLFSEAALKEVHRRTGGVPRLVNQLCDRALLAGYAARAAKIGPRLVREAAREIPDARLRHERSGPTESGGRLASFFRPWMFVAFAALVVGGALYAGLQVGRSGLLQPMTAALSKDDREREAGPGEGGLPAVGAPAPTRPISADNDITVIAPDGRVVSRGAPSAGGPGNENGSGDGPTVVELIGYMPGEVRDQLVDPEATARAEEALRAGLSGASEPVGEAALSPGLLAQLLERRAASAALAETHEVVLDRFGRAVDSLADRPRDPNALQRAFESRGLTATPFDGGSLALLRRLDHPFAIPLAASVDRGADERPSATTDRQRWLAVIGFEDDRARVAGLVPGQVVTVTVDDLEAHWLETGIVVWERFEPVPPVLTIDDEGQGVRWLQRGLAELRFFEGALNSRYDDATTEAVRRLQVDAGLVADGVAGPLTQIALYAGMTRYPVPRLSERAPSPLARDARPVRADRATESTPASPPEPNAPGGGRG